A region of the Yarrowia lipolytica chromosome 1C, complete sequence genome:
gTCGGTTTGTGCAGGTCGGAGGTTGTCACTGGAGCCAGGGAGACTCTttgttttgtgttttttttgtgtcaGTATTTTTCCGTGGACCCTGCTTTTTCGGCGCTCGGTCTCTTTGCAATCGCCGGAACTAAGTGATACCAACATGAAACGGCACAAGAAGCAGGGTAATtgagaaggaaaaaaagcGAGTCCGGAAAATGTGAGGAAAAAACGAGGGAAAACGAGGGAACAAAAACGACAGGCAGCAAAAGAGTACAGCAAAAGAGTACAGCAAAAGAGTACAGCAACAaagagtacaagtgtaGAAGttcaatcacgtgacggtAATCTAGAGAGGGTTTACCACTGGCCCGACGAATATCATTTTGAAGAGGCGATTGAAGCGATTCTAACGGTGGTGAAAAAAACCGGAGTAAAAATCAACTGTCAGGACATGCACCGGGCTGACAGAAGAAACGTGATAACGGAAGAAACGCGATGACGGAAGAAACGCGATGACGGAAGAAAAACACCATTGACGGAAGAAAAGCACCGTTGATGGAACATCAACAGACTGACGGAACATCGACAGACTGGAACATTACCAGACAGAGATCTGTACTcaacaatatatacaagCACACTACAACACCCCAACTCGTTCCACCTCCATTTCTTACCCTCATCATCCCTCTCACCACGTGTCTCCACTCAACTCAACccaacttcaccaactCCGTAGTCAATCCCCTATCACCATCTCTCTCATACATACGACGGCAGTGGTACAACTTTACCAGTGGAAATGGCCGTGTGAGTCGTCTAATTCTTCCCAATGGAGTAAGATGGACCTACACTGAAAGACTGAAAGAGGTTTGCTTTTTCTTGCCTTGCGTTTCCCTGTTTGTCGAACTTAGATACGGCAAGTCGGGGAGAGGGCTTTGGGAGCCGATTGCCACCGATTGGATCCGACTGGCTCTTGCGCAGAGTCTGTGGCGACTCTATTGTTACATTGGTGGCTTGTGGGGCTTGTGGAATCTTCAAAATCGATCTCAAAACATGTTCTCGACTCGTGTTGCTGCTCTCCTACTCGGGGTCTATGTGTCATGGACCACCGCCACTCGGGATGGTGGGCTGGATTGCAACAAGTGTGAACTCGTTCCATGCAGATTAGACGACAAATAGGGTTGGGTAATGATTTGTTCTATTTCATTTCTccatttttgtgtttttattttgtgttttttgcGAAAGCCGATTTCGCTCGCTTTTCCGCTTTCATTTTTCGATTTTCCCACTTTTCACTTTTTTGCAATTTTTCAACTTTTCTCTTAGCCTTTAAAAACCCTGATTTTTACGCTCAAAGTTTGACAAACCCAATTATCTTTAAGCATTCGTCAAATAGACTTTGACAAACTAGGTTTTGGATGCAGCGATTCTGCAGAACCGGGCCGTGTACCCTGAGTAGTAATTCTCCACCAGAGAACAAGATTGCAAGCAAAATAAAATTTGAAGTAAACCAGTGCATTCTCCACACCTTGACAAACATAATGATATACTTTATTTCTCCACAGCGGTATTTCTGACGCCCCCACCCCCCCCCCACTGCTCCCACACTTTccatatatatatatctccAACCACATCCTCCTGTTGACCACAATGGACTACCACAATCCCCACTCTGACCTTTTCCAAATGGCGACCGAGCCCTGGTGCGACGACTACGTGGCCCAATACGGCAACTCCATCCAGTACCCGGTCACCAACTCGTTTGCCTACAACCTGCCCTACGATGACCTGACCCagcaccacaaccacaaccagcaccagcagcaactcGTTAGTCAGCCccagagtcacgtgaacatGCTGTCGCACTTTGGCcagcagccccagcagccccagcagcagcaacagcagcagcatcaccACTCGCACGGCCATGTGACACCCCAGACCCACCACAACTACTCCATTGACCAGCCCTCGCCGTTGcaacaacatcatcaaAACTCTTCGTCTTCCACGTCGTCcgcgtcgtcgtcatcgtctcacgtgaccaacaGTCAtcatcacatgaccacccCTCATTCTCAAAATCAGACCGTGGCGGCCATCCAGCCTCCGCCGTCTAACTATCAGCTGTATTCGTCGGTGCAAGTCCCGTATGAAGACGTCTATCTGGACACTTCCTCTTCGGCAGCGGCCTCGGATTATCTGCTGACTCAGCCCTACATGGAGGCGGTTACGTCGGCCACAACGTCGCCCTCCGATTACGACACCCCTCACAATGCATCTTCTTCGGCGTCGTCTTCGGTTTCGGTGGCTTCCCGCAAGCAGCCCGAGTCTCGCATGTCGCAACCCGAGCTTTTTTCACGCATGGGTCTTTCTCacgaccccgaggaggctCGAAACCGCGAGAACAGGGTCCTATCTCTACTCAAGTCGCGTGGGTTCAAGCTCGGAGAACAGACTTGGATCAGAGACACTACGCCGGCAGTTCGACAGGAAATCGTCGACTTTATCCATGCCTCAACCGTCCAGGAATACGGCTACTCCAAATATATGATTGAGGTGGTCATTCGACGGGCATGTTATCATTTGATGCAGGGTCGATTGAGACGAATTAGACGGGCTCGAAAGTCCAAGGGAAATTGACGTGGAGGATAAAGGGGATGGCACAAGGACACGGATGAGGAGATGGATACATAAGTCTTAATTTATACTAACGATAATGTTttgagtacagtacaggtagttacaacaaaaaaatgagGAAAAATACCAAAAATCACCATCTTGAGAAGCGTAGAGTATAGATACGTCTTTGAGAACTTGAGCAATGGAACGACAGAGCCGTGATGATGATAATGGTACTATATTTGACCTCGGAATCGGTTTATTAGTATTGTAATCACGTCAAGAAATGGGTGTATACGTAACGAAAACGTGATGGGTGCATAACTTTTGATATTAAGGA
Encoded here:
- a CDS encoding uncharacterized protein (Compare to YALI0C15576g, similar to Saccharomyces cerevisiae YBL029W; ancestral locus Anc_3.314, no similarity) — protein: MDYHNPHSDLFQMATEPWCDDYVAQYGNSIQYPVTNSFAYNLPYDDLTQHHNHNQHQQQLVSQPQSHVNMLSHFGQQPQQPQQQQQQQHHHSHGHVTPQTHHNYSIDQPSPLQQHHQNSSSSTSSASSSSSHVTNSHHHMTTPHSQNQTVAAIQPPPSNYQLYSSVQVPYEDVYLDTSSSAAASDYLLTQPYMEAVTSATTSPSDYDTPHNASSSASSSVSVASRKQPESRMSQPELFSRMGLSHDPEEARNRENRVLSLLKSRGFKLGEQTWIRDTTPAVRQEIVDFIHASTVQEYGYSKYMIEVVIRRACYHLMQGRLRRIRRARKSKGN